Proteins from a genomic interval of Scatophagus argus isolate fScaArg1 chromosome 6, fScaArg1.pri, whole genome shotgun sequence:
- the LOC124061059 gene encoding uncharacterized protein LOC124061059 isoform X2 — protein MAGLAPSEYTLPEEEREFQKVLALIGGKERIYLVSDQCKHKEVDGDDAGVLQEFVLEMFPGSLANSRRQPLFSLSSSSHGDSATANQMTESDKGNEIPLTARLKDLDLKDCGHGEDGDNQPTRNGNAQRTATRTANIYSLKRTINSPVVIFIFRQTFLSKNSNQLCLQEILKDVKARTKRARVARPALIGLVRTRQENAETHRCAQLLERLLRSVFHKHSPETMWVGCFIPKTEATVLNIKKNACKVINSSQTIIPGIEGTRFSGHSNVCSGLREEEQEARATALQPVGKEVSLYVQRKESP, from the exons ATGGCGGGCTTGGCGCCCTCGGAATACACGCTGCCCGAGGAGGAGAGAGAATTTCAGAAGGTTCTAGCTTTGATCGGAGGTAAAGAGAGGATTTATTTGGTGAGTGATCAGTGTAAACATAAAGAGGTGGACGGGGATGACGCCGGAGTGTTGCAGGAGTTCGTCCTCGAAATGTTTCCTGGGAGCCTGGCGAACAGCCGCAGACAGCcactcttctctctgtccagcAGCAGTCACGGTGATAGTGCAACTGCAAACCAAATGACAGAAAGTGATAAAGGCAATGAAATACCTCTCACAGCGAGGCTCAAGGATTTGGATTTGAAAGACTGTGGTCATGGAGAGGACGGGGACAACCAACCAACGCGCAATGGCAACGCTCAGAGAACAGCAACGAGGACTGCAAACATTTACAGCCTAAAGCGAACCATAAACTCTCCTGTCGTCATATTCATCTTCCGGCAGACATTTCTCAGCAAAAATTCTAATCAACTGTGCTTACAGGAGATCCTGAAGGACGTAAAGGCACGCACGAAACGTGCCAGAGTAGCCCGACCAGCTTTGATAGGATTAGTACGCACCAGACAGGAGAACGCCGAGACGCATCGATGTGCGCAACTCCTGGAGCGTCTGCTCCGCTCAGTGTTTCACAAACATTCACCAGAGACCATGTGGGTCGGCTGTTTCATCCCGAAGACAGAAGCCACAGTGCTCAACATCAAGAAAAACGCCTGCAAAGTTATAAACTCGTCGCAAACA ATAATACCGGGGATAGAGGGAACCCGCTTTTCTGGCCATTCCAATGTTTGTTCTGGCCTCAGAGAAGAGGAGCAAGAGGCCAGAGCAACAGCTCTTCAACCAGTGGGAAAAGAG gtgaGCCTGTACGTACAGAGGAAAGAATCCCCCTGA
- the LOC124061059 gene encoding uncharacterized protein LOC124061059 isoform X1 has product MAGLAPSEYTLPEEEREFQKVLALIGGKERIYLVSDQCKHKEVDGDDAGVLQEFVLEMFPGSLANSRRQPLFSLSSSSHGDSATANQMTESDKGNEIPLTARLKDLDLKDCGHGEDGDNQPTRNGNAQRTATRTANIYSLKRTINSPVVIFIFRQTFLSKNSNQLCLQEILKDVKARTKRARVARPALIGLVRTRQENAETHRCAQLLERLLRSVFHKHSPETMWVGCFIPKTEATVLNIKKNACKVINSSQTADNTGDRGNPLFWPFQCLFWPQRRGARGQSNSSSTSGKRGEPVRTEERIPLKTSSLSAGPPVEELAEGDS; this is encoded by the exons ATGGCGGGCTTGGCGCCCTCGGAATACACGCTGCCCGAGGAGGAGAGAGAATTTCAGAAGGTTCTAGCTTTGATCGGAGGTAAAGAGAGGATTTATTTGGTGAGTGATCAGTGTAAACATAAAGAGGTGGACGGGGATGACGCCGGAGTGTTGCAGGAGTTCGTCCTCGAAATGTTTCCTGGGAGCCTGGCGAACAGCCGCAGACAGCcactcttctctctgtccagcAGCAGTCACGGTGATAGTGCAACTGCAAACCAAATGACAGAAAGTGATAAAGGCAATGAAATACCTCTCACAGCGAGGCTCAAGGATTTGGATTTGAAAGACTGTGGTCATGGAGAGGACGGGGACAACCAACCAACGCGCAATGGCAACGCTCAGAGAACAGCAACGAGGACTGCAAACATTTACAGCCTAAAGCGAACCATAAACTCTCCTGTCGTCATATTCATCTTCCGGCAGACATTTCTCAGCAAAAATTCTAATCAACTGTGCTTACAGGAGATCCTGAAGGACGTAAAGGCACGCACGAAACGTGCCAGAGTAGCCCGACCAGCTTTGATAGGATTAGTACGCACCAGACAGGAGAACGCCGAGACGCATCGATGTGCGCAACTCCTGGAGCGTCTGCTCCGCTCAGTGTTTCACAAACATTCACCAGAGACCATGTGGGTCGGCTGTTTCATCCCGAAGACAGAAGCCACAGTGCTCAACATCAAGAAAAACGCCTGCAAAGTTATAAACTCGTCGCAAACAGCAG ATAATACCGGGGATAGAGGGAACCCGCTTTTCTGGCCATTCCAATGTTTGTTCTGGCCTCAGAGAAGAGGAGCAAGAGGCCAGAGCAACAGCTCTTCAACCAGTGGGAAAAGAG gtgaGCCTGTACGTACAGAGGAAAGAATCCCCCTGAAAACGAGTTCCTTGTCTGCTGGACCTCCTGTGGAAGAATTAGCTGAAGGAGACAGCTGA